In the bacterium genome, one interval contains:
- a CDS encoding septum formation initiator family protein, whose amino-acid sequence MRTNHGLRGALAPEPWRPEPSRREEALRPHRGEGRSPYLRQRWTGGQIGGRTFKGALLLLGVVLLYLLLLGDAGWIRQTQLQNRRSALVAEIQRLEAKSAALESEARRLEQDPAYRERIAREEWGYKRTDEVVYHLRRLE is encoded by the coding sequence ATGAGGACGAACCACGGCCTGCGGGGCGCGCTCGCGCCCGAGCCCTGGCGGCCGGAGCCCTCCCGGCGCGAGGAAGCCCTGCGCCCCCACCGCGGCGAGGGTCGCTCCCCCTATCTCCGCCAGCGCTGGACCGGCGGCCAGATCGGCGGCCGCACCTTCAAGGGCGCCCTGCTCCTGCTCGGCGTCGTGCTCCTCTACCTGCTCCTCCTCGGGGACGCCGGCTGGATCCGGCAAACGCAGCTCCAGAACCGCCGCAGCGCGCTCGTTGCAGAGATCCAGCGCCTCGAGGCGAAGTCGGCCGCGCTGGAGTCGGAGGCCCGGCGCCTGGAGCAGGACCCGGCCTACCGGGAGCGCATCGCCCGCGAGGAGTGGGGCTACAAGCGCACCGACGAGGTCGTCTATCACCTGCGCCGCCTCGAGTAG
- a CDS encoding phosphopyruvate hydratase, translated as MSAIEEVVAREILDSRGNPTVEVEVYLESGAVGRAAVPSGASTGEHEAIELRDGDAARYLGKGVLKAVANVQEIIRPELLELDALDQAHIDSVLLDIDGTYNKEKLGANAILGVSLAVAKAASAHLDLPLYQYIGGVAARTLPVPMMNILNGGKHADNNVDIQEFMIMPTGAPDFATGLRWGVEVFHHLRKVLSERGLNTAVGDEGGFAPNLGSNEEALQVILQAIERAGYRPGEDIHLAMDAAASEFHASGVYTLAGEGDRRLDAAGLVDYYAGLAQRYPIVSIEDGLAEDDWAGWRLLTQRLGEKLQLVGDDLFVTNTDRLVRGIDEGIANSILIKLNQIGTLTETLDCIETAKRAGYTNVISHRSGETEDVTISHVAVATNAGQIKTGSLCRTDRVAKYNELLRIAEELGEQGRYEGLQALNYGG; from the coding sequence ATGAGCGCCATCGAAGAAGTCGTCGCCCGGGAGATCCTCGATTCGCGTGGCAATCCGACGGTCGAGGTGGAGGTCTACCTCGAGAGCGGGGCCGTCGGGCGCGCCGCCGTGCCCTCGGGCGCCTCGACCGGCGAGCACGAGGCGATCGAGCTGCGGGACGGCGACGCGGCGCGCTACCTCGGCAAGGGCGTGCTCAAGGCCGTCGCCAATGTGCAGGAGATCATCCGGCCGGAGCTGCTGGAGCTGGACGCCCTCGACCAGGCGCACATCGACTCGGTGCTGCTGGACATCGACGGCACCTACAACAAGGAGAAGCTGGGCGCCAACGCCATCCTCGGCGTCAGCCTCGCCGTCGCCAAGGCGGCCAGCGCCCACCTGGACCTGCCGCTCTATCAGTACATCGGCGGCGTCGCCGCGCGCACCCTACCGGTGCCGATGATGAACATCCTCAACGGCGGCAAGCACGCCGACAACAACGTGGACATCCAGGAGTTCATGATCATGCCCACGGGCGCCCCGGACTTCGCGACCGGCCTGCGCTGGGGCGTCGAGGTCTTCCACCACCTGCGCAAGGTGCTCAGCGAGCGCGGCCTGAACACGGCGGTCGGCGACGAGGGCGGCTTCGCGCCGAACCTGGGCTCCAACGAGGAGGCGCTGCAGGTGATCCTGCAGGCCATCGAGCGGGCGGGCTACCGGCCGGGCGAGGACATCCACCTGGCGATGGACGCGGCGGCGAGCGAGTTCCACGCGAGTGGCGTCTACACCCTCGCCGGAGAGGGCGATCGTCGCCTCGACGCGGCCGGTCTGGTGGACTACTACGCGGGGCTCGCCCAGCGCTACCCGATCGTCAGCATCGAAGACGGCCTCGCCGAGGACGACTGGGCCGGCTGGCGCCTACTCACCCAGCGGCTCGGAGAGAAGCTGCAGCTCGTCGGCGACGACCTGTTCGTCACGAACACGGACCGCCTGGTCCGCGGCATCGACGAGGGCATCGCCAACTCGATCTTGATCAAGCTCAATCAGATCGGCACCCTCACGGAAACCCTCGACTGCATCGAGACGGCGAAGCGGGCGGGCTACACGAACGTCATCTCGCACCGCAGCGGCGAGACGGAGGACGTGACGATCAGCCACGTCGCCGTGGCCACGAACGCGGGTCAGATCAAGACCGGCAGCCTCTGCCGGACGGACCGCGTGGCCAAGTACAACGAGCTCCTGCGCATCGCCGAGGAGCTCGGGGAGCAGGGGCGCTACGAGGGTCTCCAGGCGCTGAACTACGGGGGATGA